GTCAATACCGAAAATCCTACTATAGAACTCCTGGGATTCCTTTTCTTTCAATTTTGCTTCTTCCAGCCTTTGCTGGTACATTTCCTCTGTCAGTAGTACTTCTTCTGCTTTCAGCTGGACATAAAGCTCTTTGACCTCCTTGTCCAAATTTTGTGCCTCTTTCTTCCATTCATTGCTGATGTTTTCAAGCTCTGTTTGGATCACTTTATAGTCTGGATGCTTGTTCAGAATGTATTCCGTATCTATATATCCTATCTTTTGTGCTGCCAAAGGCATCGCCTGAAGGGCAAGGAGCAGCAAAAATACTATTTTCAGCGATTTATTCATGGGTATGGAGAGAAAGTTACAAGTGCTCAAATTTATTACCTTCTGAGAAGATCAATTTTTGCATAAATTAACTATTCCAC
This genomic window from Algoriphagus sp. TR-M9 contains:
- a CDS encoding OmpH family outer membrane protein, whose translation is MNKSLKIVFLLLLALQAMPLAAQKIGYIDTEYILNKHPDYKVIQTELENISNEWKKEAQNLDKEVKELYVQLKAEEVLLTEEMYQQRLEEAKLKEKESQEFYSRIFGIDGQYFQKQAELMQPLQSKIYDAIERVTRRNNLGMLFDKAADPSAIIYTDPRHDYSEFVLDELGIEDNN